The DNA sequence TTCCCTTCTAAACCATATAACTTTCTAACAATTTTTTCAAATCCTTTACTTTTAAATTTTACTATTTGATTTTCATTTTCTAATTTTATTATTTCTTCTGAATATTCATCTTCTTCAATTTCAATCATTACTTCTCTATCAAAATCTAGAACTACAAAATCTTTAATTTGCTTTTTTTCATCTAAATAGTCTAATAAAGTGTAGAATTCATATACTTCTATAAATCTTCTCTCAATTTCTAATATAGGAACTAATTGTAAATATTTTACATCTTCTCCACTAGGTAAATTAATACTTAAATCTTCAATTGATTTCAAAATCAAAATATCTTTAAATGCATTTGTATTTAATTTACTAATAATTGAAGAATCACTTATAACATCTCCTATAACAATATCTATTTTTTTATTCTTGTATCCTTTATACATTTCAATAATAAATTCATAAATATTGTTTATTTTATCCATATCTTTTTTAGAAAGAAAAATCTCTAATTCTATTCTTGAATCTATTCCATAAATATTCTCAACTTTATTTTTTCCAAACCCTTCAGTTGTTATTTTATAATAATCTTTATCATTACTTGGATTAGAAATATATATTTTCAAATCATCTACATCTGTATCATATACATAATCTATCTCATATATATTATTAATATATTCATGAATACATTTTCTATCTTCAATACCATAAATCATATTTTTAATTTTTTTAACTAATTTTAATTTTCTCAAATTAATTCCCCTTTTCTAATAATAACATCAACTATATTTCAAATTCTATCATCTATCAAATTTATTATACAACTTTTAAATTTAAAAATATAGTATGTTTTTAGTTAAAATTAAAATTATTTTTGCCTAGATTTACTACCATTTTCATTACCACTATGCTATACTAAAAAAAAGGAGATGAGTTTTAATGGATATTAATAAATTTAAAAATATATTAAGTAAATTTAATAGTGAAGAGATTGAAAAAATTCTATTCTCACTTATACAATCTAATGTCAATATTGAAAATCTTTTTTTAGAAATAATGAAAGAAAAGGATGATAATATACTAATTATAGAAACTCAAATATTTAATAATTGGAACAAGGCTCTCCCAGCAATGAGCAATAGTAATCTTTATTATAGGCATCATATAAAAGAATTTTATAATGCTATAGCTCATTTAGATGAAATAGAAAATATATTAAATGAATATAAAGAAAAAATCTCATTTGAAACGAGAAAAAAACTTATAAATATGATTTTAGAAATTTTAACCAAATGTAATTTTAAAGATCATTTTTTTCCTGAAAAATTATATGATATAGTTATAAAATTACCTATTAACAAAGAAGAAAATATAAATATTGCAAATTATCTAGTTAAAAATAACATATTTTTAATTAATGCTATCTTAATATATAAAAAAGTTAATGAAAATGATAAATTTTTAAAACTTGCTAAAGAAAATCTTGATAATACTGAAATTGTACTAGCTTTAGTAGATTATTATGAAAAAAATAATATGCCTGAACTAGCTCTTAAAACTGCTATTAAAAGCCTAGATGAAGTTAATTTTTATAAATCAAGTATATATGAATATGTCTTTAATTACTATATAAATAGAAATATGGATAAAGCTATTGATGATTTTTTCATTCAAGTTTATAAAAATTATCATGATTTTTCTATTACAAAACTAATTTATAAATATTATTCAAAAAGGAAAAATTATGAAAAGAAAAAATATTATCTTCTTAAACTATATGAAGCAACACAACAAAATAATATATCTTCTATATATAATTTATGCGAAAAAGAACTTAATAAAAATGACTTTCTAAAATATAAACCTGAATTACTAAAAAAATTAAAAGATATTAAACCAACTAAATATCTTGATATATGTATGGAGGATAATCAAAAATATAAAATACTTAAATTTTTGCAAAGTAAGAAAAAATCCAAATATCACTTTAATACTACCATAGATTCTAAACATAAATATAGTCGTTTTTTATTAGACGATTATACTAATGAAGTACTTAAGCTATACTGGAAAGAAGTTGATTTTTATACAATATCAGGAAAGCATGGAAACTACTCAAAGGCTGTAGAAATATTAGTTGAAATCCAAAATATTATGATTAAATATAATCTTAAAGAAGAATGGAATATTAAGAAAAATAAATATATAACTGAAAATAAATCTAAAAGAAATTTAATTCTTTTATTAAAAGATAATAAACTTTATTAAAGGAGAGTACTCAATGCACTCTCCCCTTATTATTTTAAAGATTAAATAATTCTACTACTTCATCTTCTTCTAATACTCTATGACTTCTAATTTTATCTTTACTTAAAATATTTTCTAATTTATCAACTACTTCATTTTTTATTAACTCATTCCCATCTATTCCCCTTAATTCAAAAAATAGCATGGGATTAGTATCTAATTTTGTTCCTACCGCATATAAAGTTGCAGCGACATGTTTACACATATAAGCCCAATCAGGACAAGAACATGCAAAATCTATTTCACTAGGAGTTGGGAATAATCCACATTTTTTATCTAATAGTGATTTACTCATTTTTTCTGGAAATTCTCCTTTTATTAAATTATCTATTGTATCTATGTCATTAAAAAATTTTTTTAAATTCTT is a window from the Oceanivirga salmonicida genome containing:
- a CDS encoding SWIM zinc finger family protein, with the protein product MLKEKREPVIVEGRLLAKTWWGKSWNKNLESYADYTNRIGRGRSYLRNGAVIHFEMNKGKIYALLQGSRRKPYTVFIDIEIVSEAKIKNLKKFFNDIDTIDNLIKGEFPEKMSKSLLDKKCGLFPTPSEIDFACSCPDWAYMCKHVAATLYAVGTKLDTNPMLFFELRGIDGNELIKNEVVDKLENILSKDKIRSHRVLEEDEVVELFNL